From Ancylobacter pratisalsi, one genomic window encodes:
- the ggpS gene encoding glucosylglycerol-phosphate synthase yields the protein MKKSNLVIVYHRQPYEEVVEDGKIVYRENSSPNGIVPTLKSFFGEVEQASWVAWKQVDPKEQKTFERVVRIKDSYGEYNVSRLPLTAQQVKSFYHVTSKEALWPILHSFPEKYNYDPVDWETFREVNWLFAEAAVQEAAENAVIWVHDYNLWLVPLYIKQFRPDVKVAFFHHTPFPEPSMFNILPWRAEIIESLLHCDIVGFHIPRYAMNFVATARSLKKVDILEEIDVEDGLSPYGMALSVPKVATRIGYEGREISVDAFPVGTNVAFIDELCKREKTHEREREIKATLGDRKFIISVGRSDYTKGTRDMLLAYERLLARRPELVEKVQLLVTSVAANAGMAVYRNVQREIEQIAGRINGKHATFSWQPLVLFTQAVPFDELVAYYRCADICWITPLRDGLNLVAKEYIAARGDLKSGALVLSEFTGAAIELPTAIMANPYSNRNMDAAIDQAIDMGAEEQAQRLVEMLAKVRRYDSVHWAQHTIERFKELPDNPRQGAKLAAPHGAAA from the coding sequence GTGAAGAAGTCAAACCTAGTCATCGTCTATCACCGCCAGCCCTATGAGGAAGTCGTCGAGGACGGCAAGATCGTCTACCGGGAGAATTCGAGCCCGAACGGCATCGTCCCCACGCTGAAGAGCTTCTTCGGTGAGGTCGAGCAGGCCTCCTGGGTGGCCTGGAAGCAGGTCGACCCGAAGGAACAGAAGACGTTTGAGCGCGTCGTGCGGATCAAGGATTCATACGGCGAGTACAATGTCTCGCGCCTGCCTCTCACCGCCCAGCAGGTGAAGAGCTTCTACCATGTCACCTCGAAGGAGGCGCTCTGGCCGATCCTTCATTCCTTCCCGGAAAAGTACAATTACGATCCGGTGGACTGGGAGACCTTCCGCGAGGTGAACTGGCTGTTCGCGGAAGCGGCGGTGCAGGAAGCGGCGGAAAACGCCGTGATCTGGGTGCACGATTACAATCTGTGGCTCGTGCCGCTCTACATCAAGCAGTTCCGGCCGGACGTGAAGGTGGCCTTCTTCCACCACACGCCCTTCCCCGAGCCGAGCATGTTCAACATCCTGCCCTGGCGCGCCGAGATCATCGAGAGCCTGCTTCACTGCGACATCGTCGGGTTCCACATCCCGCGCTACGCGATGAACTTCGTCGCCACCGCCCGCAGCCTGAAGAAGGTCGACATCCTCGAAGAGATCGACGTCGAGGACGGCCTGTCGCCCTACGGCATGGCTCTTTCCGTGCCCAAGGTCGCCACGCGCATCGGCTATGAAGGACGCGAGATCTCGGTCGACGCGTTCCCCGTCGGCACCAATGTCGCCTTCATCGACGAGCTGTGCAAACGCGAGAAGACGCACGAGCGCGAACGGGAGATCAAGGCAACCCTTGGGGATCGCAAATTCATCATCTCGGTGGGCCGTTCCGACTACACCAAGGGAACCCGCGACATGCTTCTCGCCTATGAGCGGCTGCTCGCCCGGCGCCCCGAGCTGGTGGAGAAGGTCCAGCTTCTGGTCACCTCCGTCGCCGCCAATGCCGGCATGGCGGTGTACCGGAACGTGCAGCGCGAGATCGAGCAGATCGCGGGCCGCATCAACGGCAAGCATGCGACCTTCTCCTGGCAGCCGCTGGTGCTGTTCACGCAGGCGGTGCCGTTCGATGAACTGGTTGCCTATTATCGCTGCGCGGACATCTGCTGGATCACGCCGCTGCGCGACGGGCTGAACCTTGTCGCCAAGGAGTACATCGCCGCGCGCGGGGACCTGAAGTCGGGCGCGCTGGTCCTCTCCGAATTCACCGGCGCCGCGATCGAGCTGCCCACCGCGATCATGGCCAACCCCTATTCCAACCGGAACATGGACGCCGCCATCGACCAGGCGATCGACATGGGCGCGGAGGAACAGGCGCAGCGGCTGGTCGAGATGCTGGCGAAGGTGCGCCGCTACGATTCAGTGCACTGGGCCCAGCACACGATCGAGCGCTTCAAGGAACTGCCGGACAATCCTCGCCAGGGTGCGAAGCTCGCCGCGCCCCATGGAGCCGCCGCCTAG
- the radC gene encoding RadC family protein, which yields MPEGLAEPAAHFIGHRERLRERFRKAGGDALPDYELLELVLFRAVTRADVKPLAKALIDRFGSFAEVVGAPASRLREVKGVGDAITTELKLIGAAVERVTAGQVRARPVLSSWSAVLDHCRAAMAFAEQEQFRILFLDKRNQLILDEVQQRGTVDHTPVYPREVVKRALELSASAIILVHNHPSGDPTPSNADIQMTRTIVDIAKPLGIEVHDHIIVGKSGHASLKGLRLF from the coding sequence ATGCCCGAGGGCCTTGCCGAGCCGGCGGCCCATTTCATCGGCCATCGCGAGCGGTTGCGTGAGCGGTTCCGCAAGGCCGGCGGGGACGCGCTGCCCGATTATGAACTGCTGGAACTCGTGCTGTTCCGCGCCGTGACGAGGGCGGATGTGAAGCCGCTGGCCAAGGCGCTGATCGATCGCTTCGGCTCCTTCGCCGAGGTCGTGGGCGCGCCGGCCAGCCGGCTGCGCGAGGTGAAGGGCGTGGGCGATGCCATCACCACCGAGCTGAAGCTCATCGGCGCGGCGGTGGAGCGGGTCACCGCCGGGCAGGTTCGCGCGCGCCCGGTGCTGTCGTCCTGGAGCGCGGTGCTCGACCATTGCCGCGCCGCCATGGCCTTTGCCGAGCAGGAGCAGTTCCGCATCCTGTTTCTCGACAAGCGCAACCAGCTCATTCTGGACGAGGTGCAGCAGCGCGGGACGGTGGACCACACCCCGGTCTATCCGCGCGAGGTGGTGAAGCGCGCGCTTGAGCTTTCCGCCAGCGCGATCATTCTGGTTCACAACCATCCGAGCGGGGACCCGACGCCGTCAAACGCCGACATCCAGATGACGCGCACCATCGTCGACATCGCCAAGCCGCTCGGCATCGAGGTGCACGACCACATCATCGTCGGCAAGAGCGGCCACGCCAGCCTGAAGGGGCTGCGGCTGTTCTGA
- a CDS encoding ABC transporter ATP-binding protein, protein MAQLTLRNLTKSFGRSEIIHGIDLDVAKGEFVVFVGPSGCGKSTLLRLIAGLEEITSGELMFDGERVNDLPPKERGIAMVFQSYALYPHMSVFDNMAFGLKLAKNDGETIRERVVEAARLLELEPLLERKPRELSGGQRQRVAIGRAIVRNPRVFLFDEPLSNLDAALRGQTRVEIARLHERMPDTTMVYVTHDQVEAMTLADRIVVLREGRVEQVGAPMELYLRPATRFVAEFIGTPAMNIIPAQVTAQGQLQPKGGAPLDLDLPASAGALSLGVRPEDLHIAEAGEPALYEGRVMLVERLGESQLVHLEIGHDVPLVVKLPRTVPTRRGETLRVSAREEAFHLFDESGRSIGRPPA, encoded by the coding sequence ATGGCGCAGCTGACGCTCAGGAATCTCACCAAGTCATTCGGCCGCAGCGAGATCATCCACGGCATCGACCTCGACGTCGCCAAGGGCGAATTCGTGGTCTTCGTCGGCCCTTCGGGCTGTGGAAAGTCGACCCTGCTGCGGCTGATCGCGGGGCTGGAGGAGATCACCTCGGGCGAGCTGATGTTCGACGGCGAGCGGGTGAACGACCTGCCGCCCAAGGAGCGCGGCATCGCCATGGTGTTCCAGTCCTACGCGCTCTATCCGCATATGAGCGTGTTCGACAACATGGCGTTCGGGCTGAAGCTGGCGAAGAACGATGGCGAGACGATCCGCGAGCGCGTGGTCGAGGCCGCCAGACTGCTGGAGCTGGAGCCGCTCCTGGAGCGCAAGCCGCGCGAACTGTCCGGCGGCCAGCGCCAGCGCGTCGCCATCGGCCGCGCCATCGTGCGCAATCCGCGCGTGTTCCTGTTCGACGAACCGCTGTCCAATCTCGACGCCGCGCTGCGCGGGCAGACGCGGGTGGAGATCGCCCGGCTGCATGAGCGCATGCCCGACACCACCATGGTCTACGTCACCCACGACCAGGTCGAAGCCATGACGCTGGCCGATCGCATCGTGGTGCTGCGCGAGGGGCGCGTGGAGCAGGTCGGCGCGCCGATGGAGCTCTACCTGCGCCCCGCAACGCGCTTCGTGGCCGAGTTCATCGGCACCCCGGCCATGAACATCATCCCCGCGCAGGTGACAGCGCAGGGACAGCTTCAGCCCAAGGGCGGCGCACCCCTCGATCTCGACCTGCCCGCGTCAGCCGGCGCCCTGAGCCTGGGTGTGCGCCCCGAGGACCTTCACATTGCCGAGGCAGGCGAGCCCGCGCTCTATGAGGGACGGGTAATGCTGGTGGAGCGGCTGGGCGAGTCCCAGCTGGTGCATCTGGAGATCGGGCACGACGTTCCCCTCGTGGTGAAACTGCCGCGAACAGTACCGACCCGTCGCGGTGAGACGCTGCGCGTCAGCGCCCGCGAAGAGGCGTTCCATCTCTTCGACGAGAGCGGGCGAAGCATCGGCAGGCCGCCGGCATAG
- a CDS encoding HAD family hydrolase translates to MVLANTTKRLVLATDLDGTFLGGDDAQRASLYDWIEARREDVALVFVTGRDLPFVRALTEQGVPRPDFVIGDVGTTIAGGPGIEPMPELERPIAEAWGDASERVRDLLKDEPGLRLQDTPFRYRMSYYYEPEALRPSARAKVEAAGFDCITSADIYFDVLPRGISKGPTLIRLMEHFGVARDKVLVAGDTLNDLSLFRTPYAGVAVGNSEPALVAQVSNMPNVYLSPRPGAAGIADAIERHGFMTEGAL, encoded by the coding sequence ATGGTACTCGCCAACACCACCAAGCGGCTCGTCCTGGCCACGGATCTCGACGGTACCTTTCTCGGCGGCGACGACGCCCAGCGCGCCTCGCTCTATGACTGGATCGAGGCCCGGCGCGAGGATGTCGCGCTGGTGTTCGTCACCGGCCGCGACCTGCCCTTCGTGCGCGCCCTCACCGAGCAGGGCGTTCCGCGTCCCGATTTCGTCATCGGCGATGTCGGCACCACCATCGCCGGCGGTCCCGGCATCGAACCGATGCCCGAACTGGAACGCCCGATCGCCGAGGCGTGGGGCGACGCCAGCGAGCGCGTGCGCGATCTGCTGAAGGACGAACCGGGGCTTCGGCTCCAGGACACGCCGTTCCGCTACCGCATGAGCTATTACTACGAGCCCGAGGCGCTGCGTCCCAGCGCGCGCGCGAAGGTCGAGGCCGCGGGTTTCGACTGCATCACCTCGGCCGACATCTATTTCGACGTGCTGCCGCGCGGCATCTCCAAGGGGCCGACCCTGATCCGCCTGATGGAGCATTTCGGCGTCGCCCGCGACAAGGTCCTCGTCGCCGGCGACACGCTCAACGATCTTTCCCTTTTCCGGACGCCCTATGCGGGGGTGGCCGTGGGCAATTCGGAACCCGCGCTGGTGGCGCAGGTCTCGAACATGCCCAACGTCTATCTCAGCCCGCGGCCGGGAGCGGCGGGGATCGCCGACGCGATCGAGCGTCACGGATTCATGACCGAGGGTGCACTGTGA
- the map gene encoding type I methionyl aminopeptidase, whose product MSYVEAASAPLRKTGHIKLHGPEGFAGMRRAGQLTAEALDLVHEMVKPGISTEDIDRLVFEFAMDRGALPATLMYRGYRKSTCTSINHVVCHGIPNDKPLREGDIVNVDVTLIVDGWYGDSSRMFAVGEIPRRAERLVDVTYESMMLGIAAIQPGGHVGDIGAAIQDFVEPLHMSVVRDFCGHGVGQLFHDEPNIVHVGRRGEGPELLPGMIFTVEPMINLGRPHVKVLSDGWTAVTRDRSLSAQFEHAIGVTETGCEIFTLSPKGYHKPVFGSGH is encoded by the coding sequence ATGAGCTACGTGGAAGCGGCCAGCGCGCCGCTGCGCAAGACCGGCCATATCAAACTGCATGGACCGGAAGGATTCGCCGGAATGCGGCGTGCGGGCCAGCTCACGGCCGAGGCGCTGGACCTTGTGCATGAGATGGTGAAGCCGGGCATTTCGACCGAGGACATCGACCGGCTGGTGTTCGAATTCGCCATGGATCGCGGCGCGCTGCCGGCGACGCTGATGTATCGCGGCTATCGCAAGTCGACCTGCACCTCGATCAACCACGTGGTCTGCCACGGCATCCCCAACGACAAGCCGCTGCGCGAGGGCGACATCGTCAATGTCGACGTGACGCTGATCGTCGATGGCTGGTACGGCGATTCGAGCCGGATGTTCGCGGTGGGCGAGATCCCGCGCCGCGCCGAGCGGCTGGTCGACGTCACCTATGAATCGATGATGCTGGGCATCGCCGCCATTCAGCCCGGCGGGCATGTGGGCGATATCGGCGCGGCGATCCAGGATTTCGTCGAGCCGCTGCACATGAGCGTGGTGCGCGACTTCTGCGGACATGGCGTGGGCCAGCTGTTCCACGATGAGCCGAACATCGTCCATGTCGGCCGGCGGGGCGAGGGCCCCGAACTGCTGCCGGGCATGATCTTCACCGTGGAGCCGATGATCAATCTCGGGCGGCCCCATGTGAAGGTCCTGTCCGATGGCTGGACGGCGGTCACGCGCGACCGTTCGCTCTCGGCCCAGTTCGAGCATGCGATCGGCGTGACCGAGACCGGCTGCGAGATCTTCACGCTGTCGCCGAAAGGCTACCACAAGCCGGTCTTCGGCTCGGGCCACTGA
- a CDS encoding GNAT family N-acetyltransferase, with protein sequence MSDDRTLPLGAPVDVTPARAPTRQPLTGRHVTLVPFDPDKHGKALFEATSGPEKDGLWAYLGAGPFDEFAKFDAYYRAAAAREDPLLFAITDVANGQVLGHATYMRIDTANRVIEVGNILYTPALMRTPGGTEAMYLMARHAIEELGYRRYEWKCNALNAPSRRAAERYGFRFEGVFRHHMIVKGRNRDTAWFSILAEEWPQRAVALETWLAADNFDADGRQIVTLGVLNADLLEVPGGTLRRASLDDLDAILEVQHAAYARNRILLGVEPVPLLWDYARVLREQEVWVLEADRGAGADRQLAGVLVLEPRPDDLLIASLSVAPMAQGSGVGNLLLAASEARARSLGRLTLRLYTGEPLAANIHWYRRKGYSIERVEQMPDRRLVHMAKALM encoded by the coding sequence ATGAGCGATGACAGAACGCTTCCTCTCGGCGCGCCGGTCGACGTGACGCCCGCCCGCGCGCCGACCCGCCAGCCGCTGACCGGTCGTCATGTGACGCTGGTCCCCTTCGATCCGGACAAGCATGGCAAGGCGCTGTTCGAGGCGACGAGCGGGCCCGAGAAGGACGGGCTCTGGGCCTATCTCGGCGCGGGTCCCTTCGACGAGTTCGCCAAGTTCGACGCCTATTACCGCGCGGCCGCCGCGCGCGAGGATCCGCTGCTGTTCGCGATTACCGATGTCGCGAATGGCCAGGTGCTGGGCCACGCGACCTATATGCGCATCGACACCGCCAACCGGGTGATCGAGGTCGGCAACATTCTCTACACCCCCGCGCTGATGCGCACGCCCGGCGGCACCGAGGCGATGTACCTGATGGCGCGGCATGCCATCGAGGAGCTCGGCTATCGGCGCTATGAATGGAAGTGCAACGCACTCAACGCGCCCTCGCGCCGCGCGGCGGAGCGCTATGGCTTCCGCTTCGAGGGCGTGTTCCGTCACCACATGATCGTGAAGGGCCGGAACCGTGACACCGCCTGGTTCTCCATCCTCGCGGAGGAGTGGCCGCAGCGCGCCGTGGCGCTGGAGACATGGCTGGCGGCGGACAATTTCGATGCCGACGGGCGCCAGATCGTGACGCTTGGGGTGCTGAACGCCGACCTGCTGGAAGTGCCGGGCGGGACGCTGCGCCGCGCGAGCCTGGACGATCTCGACGCCATACTGGAGGTGCAGCACGCGGCCTATGCCCGCAACCGGATCCTGCTCGGCGTCGAACCGGTGCCGTTGCTGTGGGACTATGCCCGGGTGCTGCGCGAGCAGGAGGTGTGGGTGCTGGAGGCGGACCGGGGCGCCGGCGCGGACCGGCAACTGGCCGGGGTGCTGGTGCTGGAGCCGCGGCCCGACGACCTTCTCATCGCCAGCCTGTCGGTCGCGCCGATGGCGCAGGGCAGCGGGGTGGGAAATCTCCTGCTCGCCGCCAGCGAGGCGCGGGCCCGCTCGCTCGGGCGCCTGACGCTTCGGCTCTATACCGGCGAGCCGCTTGCCGCGAACATTCACTGGTATCGCCGCAAGGGCTATTCGATCGAGCGGGTGGAACAGATGCCAGACCGCCGTCTGGTGCATATGGCGAAGGCTTTGATGTGA
- a CDS encoding pyridoxal phosphate-dependent aminotransferase, producing the protein MSAATYSLIRPVAGFERMGEENAFAVLARAHALAAEGRDIVNLGIGQPDFSTPAHIVEAAIKALRDGQHGYTPSTGIEPLRLAVAADVHRRLGAEIDPGRVAIVPGGKVTMFSAILMMGEPGVEILYPDPGFPIYRSMIEFTGARPVPVPIREENGFAFSAEETLDLITQNTRLLILNSPANPTGGVTPKAEIDKLVAGLAEHPRVAILSDEIYDQFLFDGEEHTTLLSYPDIRDRLILLNGWSKTYAMTGWRLGWALWPEALFESARKLAVNAWSCVNAPAQFGALAALTGPQDCVAQMVAEFDRRRHLVVEGLNALPGVSCATPKGAFYAFPNVTGTGWTSAKKLASALLEQAGVATIGGPDFGVNGEGYIRLSYANSAENITRALERMRQFLVDVRPD; encoded by the coding sequence ATGTCAGCAGCCACGTACTCCCTCATCCGCCCCGTCGCGGGCTTTGAGCGCATGGGTGAGGAGAACGCCTTCGCGGTTCTCGCCCGGGCGCACGCACTCGCCGCCGAGGGGCGCGACATCGTCAATCTCGGCATCGGCCAGCCGGATTTCTCCACGCCCGCGCACATTGTCGAAGCGGCGATCAAGGCGCTGCGCGACGGCCAGCACGGCTATACGCCCTCCACCGGCATCGAGCCGCTCCGGCTCGCGGTCGCGGCCGATGTGCACCGCCGTCTCGGGGCGGAGATCGACCCCGGCCGCGTCGCCATCGTTCCCGGCGGCAAGGTGACCATGTTCAGCGCCATCCTGATGATGGGCGAGCCGGGGGTTGAGATTCTCTATCCCGACCCCGGTTTCCCGATCTACCGGTCGATGATCGAGTTCACCGGCGCCCGCCCGGTGCCGGTGCCGATTCGCGAGGAGAACGGCTTCGCCTTCTCGGCGGAGGAGACTCTGGACCTGATCACCCAGAACACACGGCTGCTCATCCTCAACTCGCCGGCGAACCCGACCGGCGGCGTCACCCCCAAGGCCGAGATCGACAAGCTGGTGGCGGGGCTGGCGGAACACCCGCGCGTCGCCATTCTCTCCGACGAGATCTATGACCAGTTCCTGTTCGACGGCGAGGAACACACCACCCTGCTCAGCTATCCCGACATCCGCGACCGCCTGATCCTGCTCAATGGCTGGTCCAAGACCTATGCCATGACCGGCTGGCGGCTGGGTTGGGCACTGTGGCCGGAGGCGCTGTTCGAATCCGCCCGCAAGCTGGCGGTCAACGCCTGGTCCTGCGTCAATGCTCCCGCCCAGTTCGGTGCGCTCGCCGCCCTCACCGGCCCGCAGGACTGCGTCGCGCAGATGGTCGCTGAGTTCGACCGCCGCCGGCATCTGGTGGTGGAAGGGCTGAACGCCCTGCCGGGCGTTTCCTGCGCCACCCCCAAGGGCGCGTTCTACGCGTTCCCGAACGTGACCGGCACGGGATGGACATCCGCCAAGAAGCTCGCCTCGGCGCTGCTTGAGCAGGCGGGTGTCGCCACCATTGGCGGGCCCGATTTTGGCGTCAATGGCGAGGGCTATATTCGCCTGTCCTATGCCAATTCGGCCGAGAACATCACCCGCGCGCTGGAACGGATGCGCCAGTTCCTCGTCGATGTGCGCCCGGACTGA
- a CDS encoding lysozyme inhibitor LprI family protein has protein sequence MAARAHSLSRSGAVRVLGALTVAALLPAAIPPAQARIVASCDSQAMPARAYLDCLNREQAQSERDLAGALAGAEASIKALGDLQPAQRRRWIDLLTEAQGRFVNWRNFECQSIAPYEGRDGTHSVGGRLGGSGVIGQRLICLISHNQSRAADLALRYSPPAGWTPPPEEAQTPALQPGVADRSSTPGPSVRIIDLSP, from the coding sequence ATGGCGGCGCGCGCTCACTCCCTTTCGCGGTCCGGCGCGGTGCGGGTGCTCGGCGCCCTCACGGTCGCCGCTCTCCTGCCGGCCGCAATCCCGCCGGCCCAGGCGCGCATCGTCGCGAGCTGCGATTCGCAGGCGATGCCGGCGCGCGCCTATCTCGATTGCCTGAACCGGGAACAGGCGCAGAGCGAGCGCGACCTCGCCGGCGCGCTCGCCGGGGCGGAGGCGTCGATCAAGGCGCTCGGCGACCTCCAGCCCGCGCAGCGCCGGCGCTGGATCGACCTTCTCACCGAAGCACAGGGCCGTTTCGTGAACTGGCGCAACTTCGAGTGCCAGAGCATCGCGCCCTATGAGGGCCGCGACGGCACGCACAGCGTCGGCGGAAGGCTCGGGGGCAGCGGTGTGATCGGGCAGCGGCTGATCTGCCTGATCTCGCACAATCAGAGCCGCGCGGCCGACCTCGCCCTTCGCTACTCCCCGCCCGCCGGGTGGACACCCCCGCCCGAGGAAGCCCAGACGCCCGCCCTCCAGCCGGGCGTCGCCGACCGTTCCTCCACGCCCGGCCCATCGGTGCGCATCATCGATCTGTCGCCCTGA
- a CDS encoding NAD(P)H-dependent glycerol-3-phosphate dehydrogenase: protein MKQQQEVVPAIDRIAVMGGGAWGTALAVTAIRAGRQVTLWAREPEVVEAIRTSQTNPVFLPGIELPPGIMATTDLGDAVREADAVLLVVPSQHVREACQALKPHLSPRLPIVICAKGIEQDTGLLLQSVLADELPDHPVAVLSGPTFAHEVAAGEPTAVTIASDDVPTAGESSLAARMAVALGTQTFRPYVADDVTGVEVGGAVKNVLALASGMASGLSFGANTRAAIITRGLDEIKRLSEALGGRRDTVTGLSGIGDLTLTCSSEQSRNMRYGMGLAMGRSAADIFDGRPVVVEGVENAVSVTDLARRLGVEMPICEAVRAVVIDGMPIQEAVATLLGRPFKAEPRSIDLLLPGPSDTTTLIMEDRS, encoded by the coding sequence ATGAAGCAACAGCAGGAGGTCGTTCCCGCGATTGACAGGATCGCGGTCATGGGTGGCGGAGCCTGGGGCACCGCGCTTGCCGTGACCGCCATACGCGCCGGTCGACAGGTGACACTCTGGGCACGCGAACCCGAAGTGGTCGAGGCGATCCGTACATCGCAGACCAACCCCGTCTTTCTTCCCGGCATCGAGCTGCCGCCCGGCATCATGGCGACGACCGATCTGGGCGACGCCGTGCGCGAGGCGGACGCCGTGCTGCTGGTGGTGCCGTCGCAGCATGTGCGCGAGGCCTGCCAGGCGTTGAAGCCGCATCTGTCGCCACGCCTGCCCATCGTCATCTGTGCCAAGGGCATCGAGCAGGACACCGGACTTCTGCTGCAGTCGGTCCTGGCGGACGAGCTTCCCGACCATCCCGTCGCCGTGCTGTCGGGCCCGACCTTCGCGCATGAAGTCGCGGCGGGCGAGCCGACGGCGGTGACCATCGCCTCCGACGACGTTCCCACGGCCGGCGAATCCTCGCTCGCCGCGCGGATGGCCGTCGCGCTCGGCACACAGACCTTCCGCCCCTATGTGGCCGACGACGTGACCGGGGTCGAGGTCGGCGGTGCGGTGAAGAACGTGCTCGCGCTCGCCAGCGGCATGGCCAGCGGCCTGTCCTTCGGCGCCAACACCCGCGCCGCGATCATCACGCGCGGCCTTGACGAGATCAAAAGGCTGTCCGAGGCGCTCGGCGGGCGTCGCGATACCGTGACCGGGCTGTCCGGCATCGGCGACCTGACGCTGACCTGCTCCAGCGAGCAGTCGCGCAACATGCGCTACGGCATGGGCCTCGCCATGGGGCGTTCGGCGGCGGATATCTTCGACGGCCGTCCGGTCGTCGTCGAAGGCGTTGAGAACGCGGTCTCGGTTACCGATCTCGCCCGCCGTCTCGGCGTCGAAATGCCGATCTGCGAGGCCGTGCGCGCCGTGGTCATTGACGGCATGCCGATCCAGGAAGCGGTCGCCACGCTTCTGGGCCGCCCCTTCAAGGCCGAGCCGCGCAGCATCGATCTGCTGCTCCCCGGTCCGTCCGACACGACAACCCTGATCATGGAGGACCGCAGCTGA
- a CDS encoding sugar kinase → MSKVISIGEVMVELSRGTDGRYGLSFGGDTFNTAVYLARAGVKTAYATALGDDRYSDAIRATAEAEGIDTGHMLRVPGRTTGLYLIDAEPSGERSFTYWRDTSPARELFELPNWESVAERIIESSVIYLSGITLALYSNTGLGRLLATLEFARERGARIVFDGNFRPAGWGDMARARAVYAQALKRTSIALPTFEDEMRLWGDASPAATADRLATFGVPEVVVKNGAEGALVMSNGASQFVPIPRPVDPVDTTAAGDSFNAAYLAARLDGQAPGPAAEAGHVLAGQVIRHRGAILPRQANA, encoded by the coding sequence ATGTCCAAGGTCATCTCGATCGGCGAAGTCATGGTCGAGCTGTCGCGCGGAACGGACGGGCGTTACGGCCTGTCTTTCGGCGGAGACACCTTCAACACCGCCGTCTATCTGGCGCGCGCCGGCGTGAAGACCGCGTACGCGACCGCGCTCGGCGACGACCGCTACTCCGATGCCATCCGCGCCACCGCCGAGGCGGAAGGCATCGACACGGGCCACATGCTGCGCGTTCCCGGCCGCACCACGGGGCTCTACCTCATAGACGCCGAACCGAGCGGCGAGCGCAGCTTCACCTATTGGCGCGACACCTCGCCCGCCCGCGAGCTGTTCGAGCTGCCCAACTGGGAATCGGTGGCCGAGCGCATCATCGAGAGCAGCGTCATCTACCTCTCCGGCATCACCCTGGCACTGTATTCCAACACCGGGCTCGGCCGCCTGCTGGCGACGCTGGAATTCGCGCGCGAGCGCGGCGCGCGCATCGTGTTCGACGGCAATTTCCGCCCGGCCGGCTGGGGCGACATGGCGCGGGCCCGCGCGGTCTATGCCCAGGCCCTGAAGCGCACCTCGATCGCGCTGCCCACCTTCGAGGATGAAATGCGGCTGTGGGGCGATGCCTCGCCGGCCGCGACGGCCGATCGGCTCGCCACCTTTGGTGTGCCCGAGGTGGTGGTCAAGAACGGCGCCGAAGGCGCACTGGTCATGTCCAACGGCGCCTCACAGTTCGTGCCGATCCCGCGCCCGGTGGATCCGGTCGACACCACCGCCGCCGGCGACAGTTTCAACGCCGCCTATCTCGCCGCCCGGCTCGACGGGCAGGCGCCCGGTCCCGCGGCCGAGGCCGGCCACGTTCTGGCCGGTCAGGTCATCCGCCATCGCGGCGCGATCCTGCCGCGCCAGGCCAATGCATGA